Below is a genomic region from Sebaldella sp. S0638.
TTAGCTTAACATCCATATCTGTCTGCGGATCCGGGTCTGGATCAGGTCCCGGAGCGGGAGTCAGACTTATTTTACTGTATACCTGATCTACCACAGTTACTCCGTTTTCCACTCTGGAAACAGCTTCTCTTACCCAGCCTCCTGCTTCTTTTAATTCCTGAGTTACTCCAAAATTAAAATTCGGATCTACTGCCTGCATTTTGTTTGAAGTAATAATATTTTTTATTGTTATCTTGGTTTTTTCCGAAGTCTGCGCTGCTTCGTCCAGTATATTTTTTGTCGTACTTCCTGCATTTGTCAAAACTATTTTACCGCCGTTCAAAATTACACTTCCGGCTATAATCTTTCCTGTTTTCGCAGTTTCAGCATCAATCCCGTCATAGTCAACGCCTACATTAAGAGTTCCGTTTATTGTCATATCTCCCACAGAAGTATCTGCGGCAAGATCAGCTGAAATACTTTTGGCACTGCTGAACGCACTAGTATAATAAGTATCAGTGTCTGCTGCCGGCTTCAGATTTACTGTACCGTTTATAACAGAATTCCCCGATGAAACTATTTTCTCAAAATTATTAGCTTCATCAAAGGTAACATTCCCGTTGCTTATCAAAATATTCTTGCCTGCTCCGCCGTCTATTTTCCCTGAAACCACTGAATTATTTGCTAATTCCAGAACACTGTCCCCGCCGTCAAATTCTATTGCTGTTCCACCTGCTGTTCTGGCTGTTATTATTCCTGCATTCAAAAAATGACTGCTGTACTGACTTGACCCTGAAATTATTTTTACAGTATAGTCAGAAGATACTATTGTTCCATAATTTTTTGTTTCTATATTATTATTGGCATAAAGAGCTGTCCCATTGTTATTAAGCTCTATTAATATATCCCCGTTATTTACTACTTTTGAATTTTCAGAATCCAAAACTTTGTTTCCGTTATACGAAAGCAGCATCCCGTTAAGCTCCACACTTGATGAATCAGTTTTTACAGCTGTTCCTTTTTCTGTTACTACTATTCCGTCTACTGTCAGCTCAGAATTATTTTCTACTCCTATTCCCGTTATATCGCCTTTTACTAATACCAATGATGAATTATCAACTTCGATTTTCCCGTTGTCAGGGGCATATATCCCGTAACTGTTTCCGGAAGTATTGGCATATATAAACTGTGAATCTTTCATAAGTAATGAGGCATTCTTCTCAAGATGAACTCCTTCGCTGACTCCTCTATATTCGACTGTAGACTCATTCCATTCCACTGACAAATTCTCACCTATAAAAAATCCCATTCCCGGACCGCTTAATTCATTGTTTAATAAAACTCTCAACCCTTTCAGCCTGAAAAAATCAGGCTCGCTTGGCTCTACACGAAAAACCAGATTATTAACAGGAGTGGCAGTAATCGTAGACGGATCTATAGAGTAATCGCCGAGTCCGTCTGAAAACGGGTACCCTGCTCCGAAATTTGTACTGCTTCCAACCCCGAAAAAAAGTGAGTACCCAGGCTGTCCTATCTCTGCCATTGTTCCAAGATGTCCCATAGTCCATGTATAAAATCCATACGGAGCGCTTGAATCTAATACCCCGAATAATGCGAACTCATTAGCACCTGTAACAGTTATCTCCCTGTTTTCCCCTGCTTCATAATTACTATAGTCATTAAATGATACTGAATAAGCACTGCTGGTAAGTAAAGCCGAAAGAGCAAACAAATGTTTATATCTGCTTTTTTTCATAGAATCCTCCAATTTTCTTCATATAATTTTTTTATTTTTTTACTTGTTAATATTTTTGAAATTTATGCTTTCATTTACATGTTATCTATTCTCAAAAATTACCAATTAATATTTTTATAAAATATCTTTTTACTTACTGCTTCTCCTCCTTATTTCCCATAAATGCACTACAAATTTAAACTATTACAATTTTGTAGCTTACACTAAATTATATCCCATTTTCTTTCCTTTAACAACTAAAATATCAGATTTAAATATTATATTTATATTAAAAGTCCTGATTTTACTTTACTTTCCATGTATTTACATATATAATATGTATGGTACCATACTAGAATTCAAGTATTAAAAGGTAACTTTAGTTACAGCT
It encodes:
- a CDS encoding autotransporter outer membrane beta-barrel domain-containing protein, with the translated sequence MKKSRYKHLFALSALLTSSAYSVSFNDYSNYEAGENREITVTGANEFALFGVLDSSAPYGFYTWTMGHLGTMAEIGQPGYSLFFGVGSSTNFGAGYPFSDGLGDYSIDPSTITATPVNNLVFRVEPSEPDFFRLKGLRVLLNNELSGPGMGFFIGENLSVEWNESTVEYRGVSEGVHLEKNASLLMKDSQFIYANTSGNSYGIYAPDNGKIEVDNSSLVLVKGDITGIGVENNSELTVDGIVVTEKGTAVKTDSSSVELNGMLLSYNGNKVLDSENSKVVNNGDILIELNNNGTALYANNNIETKNYGTIVSSDYTVKIISGSSQYSSHFLNAGIITARTAGGTAIEFDGGDSVLELANNSVVSGKIDGGAGKNILISNGNVTFDEANNFEKIVSSGNSVINGTVNLKPAADTDTYYTSAFSSAKSISADLAADTSVGDMTINGTLNVGVDYDGIDAETAKTGKIIAGSVILNGGKIVLTNAGSTTKNILDEAAQTSEKTKITIKNIITSNKMQAVDPNFNFGVTQELKEAGGWVREAVSRVENGVTVVDQVYSKISLTPAPGPDPDPDPQTDMDVKLNPVPRNRVDLDNANKIGWASERFLNMEAKDMNPGERRQSIEYLGLKSKFDAENMYNYDYDVKTNGIMGTTLHKHTENLYSGFTLGYTNNSVSYSNDDDEKVRSFNINIFGRYAKENFDIDTHVQYGYNEHELNADWLGTGTKESSYNSHVLKGGISAGYNQKIGSNIKIRPNIGVDYVYVKEGVITTDGMDNISGTDGNGFVGKAGVDIGNDEGKLRWNAGIGYKQNFTDTFHETRDMSNDYKMEKLDYSKGTMTASADVDYKVTEKFSVKAGYEYEKNDNFENHNVKAGFSFTLGEK